In Pengzhenrongella sicca, a single genomic region encodes these proteins:
- a CDS encoding GlsB/YeaQ/YmgE family stress response membrane protein produces the protein MSVSGIITAIIIGAIIGALGRLFAPGKQNISILLTIVVGIVAALLGTALANAVASSDTGGIDWIELLFQVVLAVVGVTLAARLTSGRSRA, from the coding sequence ATGAGCGTCAGCGGAATCATCACAGCCATCATCATCGGCGCGATCATCGGCGCACTTGGCCGTCTCTTCGCCCCGGGCAAGCAGAACATCTCGATCCTGCTGACGATCGTCGTCGGCATCGTCGCGGCGCTCCTGGGCACCGCGCTCGCCAACGCGGTCGCGTCGTCGGACACCGGCGGGATCGACTGGATCGAACTGCTCTTCCAGGTCGTGCTCGCCGTCGTCGGCGTGACCCTGGCCGCTCGC
- a CDS encoding mechanosensitive ion channel family protein — translation MLRTEVVDEAVGVAGPIVAVVGAAVLAFVLASLISAVVRSMARRSNLALDLIKRARRPLRAVLIIAAVWIALRLSTDSAPWRVTVEHALLIGLIVAVAFLIGALAFVVEDAALARYRMDVPDNRHARRVRTQITVLRRLTVVILAFCAIAGVLMTFPSAQAAGASLFASAGVISIVAGLAAQSSLANVFAGLQLAFTDAIRVDDVVIVEGEWGRIEEITMTYVVVHVWDDRRLIVPSTHFTTTPFQNWTRRDANLLGTVEFDLDWSVPVTPMRAELTRLLDESGDLWDHRVGILQVTEATGGFVQVRALASAIDAPTLFDLRCYVREGLVDWLQREQPAALPRTRIEGMADVAPRATPPAVRPALPAPSAPSLPAPPVPVENPPADVVGGDVAPTPVAPTPDVPTPDVPTPDVPTPDVPAPTATFPVTPPDLADAPVRRSAMRAPSSADTVRIATHNDARLFTGSIDALERAQAFGGPGREVLDEREQTAERALGQTGETAKAEAKEPPRR, via the coding sequence ATGCTCCGAACCGAAGTTGTGGACGAAGCCGTAGGAGTCGCCGGGCCGATCGTTGCGGTGGTCGGGGCCGCCGTCCTCGCCTTCGTGCTTGCGAGCCTGATCTCCGCCGTCGTGCGGTCGATGGCGCGCCGGTCGAACCTCGCCCTCGACCTCATCAAGCGGGCCCGGCGGCCGCTGCGCGCGGTGCTCATCATCGCGGCGGTCTGGATCGCCCTGCGGCTGTCGACGGACTCGGCGCCGTGGCGGGTCACGGTCGAGCACGCGCTGCTCATCGGCCTCATCGTCGCGGTCGCGTTCCTTATCGGCGCGCTCGCCTTCGTGGTCGAGGACGCCGCGCTGGCGCGGTACCGGATGGACGTGCCCGACAACCGGCACGCCCGTCGGGTCCGCACCCAGATCACCGTGCTGCGCCGGCTGACCGTCGTGATCCTCGCGTTCTGCGCCATCGCGGGGGTGCTGATGACGTTCCCGAGCGCCCAGGCTGCCGGCGCGAGCCTGTTCGCCTCCGCCGGCGTGATCTCGATCGTCGCCGGCCTCGCCGCGCAGAGCTCCCTCGCGAACGTGTTCGCCGGGCTCCAGCTCGCGTTCACCGACGCGATCCGGGTCGACGACGTCGTCATCGTCGAGGGCGAGTGGGGCCGGATCGAGGAGATCACGATGACCTACGTCGTCGTGCACGTGTGGGACGACCGGCGGCTCATCGTGCCGTCCACGCACTTCACGACGACGCCCTTCCAGAACTGGACCCGCCGGGACGCGAACCTGCTCGGCACCGTCGAGTTCGACCTCGACTGGTCCGTGCCCGTGACCCCGATGCGGGCCGAGCTGACGCGGCTGCTGGACGAGAGCGGCGACCTGTGGGACCACCGGGTCGGCATCCTGCAGGTCACGGAGGCCACCGGCGGGTTCGTCCAGGTCCGGGCGCTCGCGAGCGCGATCGACGCGCCGACGCTGTTCGACCTGCGGTGCTACGTGCGCGAGGGCCTGGTGGACTGGCTGCAGCGCGAGCAGCCGGCGGCCCTGCCCCGGACCCGCATCGAGGGGATGGCCGACGTCGCCCCGCGCGCCACGCCGCCCGCCGTGCGGCCCGCCCTGCCCGCGCCTTCGGCACCTTCTCTGCCCGCGCCGCCGGTGCCCGTCGAGAACCCGCCAGCCGACGTCGTCGGCGGCGACGTCGCGCCGACGCCCGTCGCGCCGACGCCCGACGTGCCAACGCCCGACGTGCCGACGCCCGACGTGCCGACGCCCGACGTGCCGGCCCCGACCGCGACGTTCCCCGTCACCCCGCCCGACCTTGCCGATGCCCCCGTGCGCCGCAGCGCGATGCGGGCGCCGTCGTCGGCCGACACCGTCCGGATCGCGACCCACAACGACGCCCGCCTGTTCACGGGCAGCATCGACGCCCTTGAGCGGGCGCAAGCCTTCGGCGGCCCCGGCCGAGAGGTGCTCGACGAGCGCGAGCAGACCGCCGAGCGGGCGCTCGGGCAGACCGGCGAGACGGCTAAAGCCGAGGCAAAGGAACCGCCGCGCCGTTGA
- a CDS encoding iron-sulfur cluster assembly accessory protein: MLTLTENARTTVDGLTTEAGLPDGGGLRIAASAAEDGGFDLALVAEPAPGDAVVQSGTTKVFLEPAASDALADHELDADPAQPGTSFTVVPQA, translated from the coding sequence ATGCTGACCCTGACCGAGAACGCCCGCACGACCGTTGATGGCCTCACCACCGAGGCCGGCCTGCCCGATGGCGGCGGCCTGCGCATCGCCGCCTCCGCCGCCGAGGACGGCGGCTTCGACCTCGCACTCGTCGCTGAGCCCGCCCCGGGCGACGCCGTCGTCCAGTCCGGCACGACCAAGGTCTTCCTCGAGCCGGCGGCATCCGACGCGCTCGCGGACCACGAGCTCGACGCCGACCCGGCGCAGCCCGGCACGAGCTTCACGGTCGTCCCGCAGGCCTGA
- a CDS encoding mycothiol transferase: protein MTTADSPWEPPLAGTEVEHLVAMLDRLRTTFRWKADDLSAAGLAQRVGASSLTLGGLLKHLAAIEDLTFTYKLAGEHPGPMWRPQDWADNHTELLSAAQNSPAELYAIWDDAVARSRARLEAALARGGLDQLADLSDDAGVHPSLRRLLCDLVEEYGRHTGHADLLREAVDGRVGEDPPAGWLPRVGSGLTWIRRHELTAD, encoded by the coding sequence ATGACGACTGCCGACAGCCCCTGGGAACCGCCGCTCGCCGGCACGGAGGTCGAGCACCTCGTGGCCATGCTGGACCGGCTGCGCACGACCTTCCGTTGGAAGGCCGACGACCTCTCCGCCGCGGGCCTCGCCCAGCGCGTCGGCGCCTCGTCCCTCACCCTCGGCGGGCTGCTCAAGCACCTCGCCGCGATCGAGGACCTGACCTTCACCTACAAGCTGGCGGGCGAGCACCCCGGGCCGATGTGGCGGCCGCAGGACTGGGCCGACAACCACACCGAGCTCCTCTCGGCCGCGCAGAACTCGCCGGCGGAGCTGTACGCGATCTGGGATGACGCCGTGGCCCGCTCGCGCGCTCGACTCGAGGCCGCACTGGCCCGCGGCGGGCTCGACCAGCTCGCGGACCTCAGCGACGACGCCGGCGTCCATCCCTCGTTGCGCCGCCTGCTGTGCGACCTCGTGGAGGAGTACGGCCGGCACACGGGCCACGCCGACCTGCTCCGGGAGGCCGTCGACGGCCGCGTCGGGGAGGACCCGCCGGCCGGGTGGCTGCCGCGCGTCGGCTCCGGGCTGACCTGGATCCGCCGTCATGAGCTAACAGCCGACTAG